The Xiphophorus maculatus strain JP 163 A chromosome 5, X_maculatus-5.0-male, whole genome shotgun sequence nucleotide sequence GACAGAGCTGTTTTCTGTGACGCGACGGTTTGTCGGCCTACCTGTCCCGGTCAGAGcgctgagcagcagcagcagcaggaacagagCCGGGGTCTTCAGCCGGGGGGCCGTCATGTTATCAAGCAGAGACACACACTGCCATTCTGAGTCTGTTTCCTCCTGTCCTGCCACAGCATCACACTTCCTGATCTGACTTAacgtttttttccctttttttttaaaccaagcCACACGAAACACACCCACAGACTCACGCCGACTGCTCTCAGATCTGATGCAACAAGCAGAGTGTGTGCTTGTTGCTACAAGTCTGACGGCTCCTGATCTGCACAGCGATCACATTCCTGTTAGTCAGGTCGGCAACGGCACCAAGGCGGAGTGGTGGGGGGCAGAGAGAGTTAACTTTGAGGAAGGAAGAACTCCTTCCAGAAATCGCTCGGCGAATGGCAGCAGGTCAGGTGCCTCCTGTCAAAGAGCCGCAGTGAGGCGCCTCTCAATTCACAGTTGTGTCCTTCCTGCAGGGTCCAGGAAGAACGGCGCGCGGTGGATTAGCAACCACGCATCCGAGGGTCATGCCGCTGTGATTATCTCTGGGGTCGCTGGCCTACtttcaataaaaagacaagGCTCCACATGGTTTTCTTCAAGGCAGGACGGCGACGGAGACGGGGCGTGTTTGAACACGACTCCTGCAGCCAAGTCTTATCAGTCAAGCAGgcctcatttttctttgcacaacAAAAAGTGGCATTGAGGAGCAGAACAGCTGGAGAATTTCCTCGGAAGGCTGGTTTTCACAAGAGCTGGGCGACGTCAAATGACTCTGTCGTGGTCCAGAATCGAGATGAAGACACGTCGGAGGAGCAGAGAGAAATGTCTCTATGGGAAGATGGGCAGCTCACACAGCGACAGCTGCATCAGGCTAAATACATGAGATGATCATGGGGAAGttcatttacttcagtaatttaattttaaaacgcTACGCTCAAGTTAAAAAGATCCATTACCAATAGGGTCAGGCGTTTCATTCTGTTAATTGGGATCAACATGGCTGTTAACgcactgaaacacaaaatcctGTTTCTTAGAAAATTACATAAGAGCAATCAAGATGATTTTTGACAGTGAAATGTTGCGTTATGGCTGTTTTTTAACTAGTGCTGTCAATctattgaaaaatgtaattgtgattaatcgcaCACTAGCAACATGATTAATCACTATGCCAAACTTTGTGAGCTCAAAATACAAATATGCATGAAGTTATAGGAATGGTGGCCTGGGCAAGCCCCGCCTTCTGCTCACtacaaccaattaaaatgcaagaaattatccGGTTTTTTTCTCAGATAATTTCAGGACTCCACAACAGCTAAGGGAAATTTACTTCACTACACATTAGTACATGTAGTAGCAAACTTGTTCAGGGGACAACTGacagatgtttaatttttttagttcttGGATGCCCCGCCCCTTTCTGATGCCGCCCTGGACAACTACCTATAACCAGCCCcgttttcaaaaaatgttttattgtctcaaaccaaacgTGTCTGAAGATTCTCAGGTTTCCACGTTTTTAGATTCGGGGATGTTTACAGGAAATCCTTTTGTAGCTCGACCTCATCCAGCTGAGCGACCGCAGTAAATCGTGCAGGTGAAACTTTGAGCTCATAGATGTGAACATGCAGGCTAGCAAGGCAACACAAGACAGTTGAAAAATGTTGTCTGAAAAATAATTGCTTCTTttctgtgtgttgttgtttttttttagatcaaccTTGTATTGATTTTGAAGAGGGGGAAGAGgatattttctctgctgtttttaacGTTTGTGCTATTTCTGTGACACTGGAAAGTTTTACTCATAGTTATTCTAGCCCAACaagctgcgtgtgtgtgtctgggcgCTCACCCACACGGTACGTTTTGACAGCACTGTCCATATTATGCACGAAGCACCGCCTGACATCATGCAAGCCCACAACGTGATTCCTATTAAGCCTTATCAGATGCTGGCAGATGAAGCTGAAGACATTTGATCAAACTTTGCATTTGTCACAGACTGCTGGTTGCAAATGGCCAAAAGATCCAAAggcaaagttttgttttttgctttttttgcttgttttctgtgAGATGTCAGCCCAGCACTGGTTCATCGCTTGAGTTAAAGCCTTTTTATGCCAGAATAATTGGTTGATTTAGTAGAGTTGAGTGATCTAAGAAACCTTCCTTCATTAACGAGCCAACAGTGGatggaaaataatgcaaatggaagaaaaactcATCAACTTTTACTACTTTTGGCTATTTATTGAAATGTATGTTAATTGCAAACATTTCAATTAACATACATTTAATTGAATGTATGTTCAAACAATTGAGCTTGAGAAGCTCAAGCTTCTCTTAAGCTATTGAGAGAAGCTTGAGGAAGGAATCCCTTATACTGACCAAacgtatgtaaacttttgaattttaggaaagttgaaaaaaataaataaacaaaataaaaatcctaaaatatgtTCTCGACacattttctggcatttagcaaataaaaataaattgagaaaTTCTAGctacactaaaacaaaaaaggtttggTCTAACCTAACTTCAAACAGTGAGAAAGAAAGAAtttgtttgtatctttttatACATTGCATGTAAATATCTGCTTTTAACTAGATCTACgtcttacataaaaaaataataatgttctaAAGTTGCTGTTGGTTCTTTTTTCTAGACAAACTTTCAAGTGCTGATAGTGAAGTAAAGCAAACTGAAACAAGGTTTAACTCGTTGAAAGTTGAACTTTGTCCTCAGCCTGCAGTGACTGTTAAACAGGGACGAAAGATTTTACAGCAATTCGCTTCtttctagatttattttaagaactCTGACGCAGTTTTCTCTCTTTACCATCAAAAGTGTAGGAGGAGTCTGACTTGTCTACACTGGTCTCTGGGAACAAGTCGGAGCTTGACTGATGTACATTTCTATTTAAATcgacatgttttgtttttcaacaagCTCTTTTTTGATTTGCCAATTTTAGAACATGTCACAATCTGACCTGGGAGTGAATTGGAAGTTTCACACTGAACACTGACAATTACACAAATGAGATAAAGCAAAGAACCAGTCAATGTAGGTCCACAACAGGTTTCCAGACATTTGCCTTAAAAAGGAAAGATGTAGAATTAATTTCCTAACTTTTTGAGTTgtcttttctattttgttggtctaaaaaacatttttataccaACAGAAAACACTTTAACTATTTAACCAAGGTTAGTAGGCTGTGCCactttccattcattttaagatgaaagcaaaacattcattttctaatCCATTGAAAATGATCTTAATTGGTCattgaaaaataatgtaatcCCAACAAATGACATAGAACGTCTCCATCTCCATCATCTTTGCCTAATGACTACTGGAAAGAAGCACCAGCCTCCCTCGCAACTTTAGATAATGGATTTAtctaaatatgaatataaaccTGTCAACTACAAACATTAAATTTGTCAACTACAAACATTACTCTTAGATTGTAgatcccattaaaatacattcaaactcAGTTTATACTTGCTTTAAATGACATCAGGTGTGATGTTGATGAACACATGAGGTCAAGAGTGCAGtctgcattttgtttgtctctttcttgtgaatgttttgttgctgtttcttGTGTACATATGCAATGCTGCTTTAGGCTGCTAAACGAAAAACTGACCACTTGTCCTCATTCTTCTACTTTATTCTTCTACTGCTCTCCAATTTGCATTGCTTGCGGTTATTTCAATGTATAATTTAATGTTTCACTCTGTATTTTTCTCCCCGTAGAAGCTGTTGGGTCTGGCATTCTACTTTCTGCAGAGGGATGCCGGCTGATAATGTTGCCAAGCACTAAATGTTCTCCCTCTCCTgctattaactttttacttttcattaacaTGGAAAGCACACCTGGTTCAGCCGTTTCttctttgtgtctctgctctgtcttctcaaccTGCAGTTGGTGTTGGCAGACAGCAGCTCATTCTGAGCCaggtcctggttctgctggaggtttcttcttgttaaagtttttcctctcaacTGTCGCTACGTGCTCTTCTAATGCAATCCCTTAGGCTTCCCTAGATAGaaacattttagctaatttaaataGTAAACCAAACTTGATGCACTGATTAACAatgttcaattaaaaatgtctgtatgattgtgttgaactgaattaaactgaattatttttatggttATTTTGATCTCTGTCATCCATTTACAATTTATCTACTACATCGCCTACTAAATACAGGAAAGAGAATATAccaaatttataaaataatgaatCAATGAATAAACGCTTTGTACTCACACTGAATTATACAAATAGGAGAGAGTGTGTCCACCCTGCtgtaaaacccaaataaaaatatgcgGTTTAATTTCGTATCCACTGTTATTTTTGAGTTAGTGTTTAATTAACAAAATGTATTGTTAAGAAGATGACCAGGTTTGTATTGAACCAAGTGATCCGGAACTCGAGAAAAAAATCGCAGCAAGCAAATTTTCTTCCGGGACGTATTTCAGTGAAGGACCATTTCCGTTTCCTGTTCACTTGTCAACACAAGCTCCACGCGCGTACTCCTGAGAGCGAGATGGTAAGGCAGCGTGAGTCTGCAGTGTGTTGACAGCAGCCGCGGCTAGAAGGACGGAGAACTGATGGTTGTTTCTGTGTTCCTCAGCCGAAGGCCCAGAAGAGCAAAGCTGCGGACAAAGTCGTCCATCCGTTCAGCAGGAAGGCCGCTTACCTGAACCGGGAGGACGTCCGGCTGAAGAGGAAGGAGAGGCCAGTCCATGAGAACCAGAACCGGCGCTGCTTCCAGCTGTTTGGACCGCTTTAAGCTAATTGGCGTTTCTTTCATGTTACAGGATGAAGAGTGAAAAAGCAACACGCCTGAGCAACATAGGCGAGTTTGTGGTTCTAcagtatttataataaaaaataaataactataaGAATAGTAATAATCATTGTCGTTGTGAAGGTAAAGGCCTGTGAGCTCACGGTTCTGCTTGTTGTAAATCACAGGTGAGAAGCTGCTGTGGTTTCAGAGTCAACTGGATCCTAACAAGACGAGTTACACCAAGAGAGATGCCTGTGAGGTTGTTGAAAGGTACCAGACCCGGTTCTGCTGGCTCTTCCCAGAcctttaattcagttcaaaaatacttaattgatcccaaagggaaattaaatgttgtaactcattaactCCAAATCcttcaaaatcttttttgtagATGGTTATTAACTGATATTATGCATCTATTGTGAGATAAGTATTGGTTTCTTGTCCAACCATCTATAACTGTTATATCTGGATAAGTAGTTGTAGACCGTGGAGAACCTTCCATGATTTAAATGTGTCCAAGTTTGAAGGATTTCATAGAAATGTTGGGTTTAagtcagagcagcagaaccagagttACCAGCACTGCCGTATTTATAGGGCTGATTATGTTTGTCTGGATTGTTCAGGTACCTCCACAGATTCGACTCGGAGCTCGAGCAGATCGAGTTGGTGAACGGGATCAAGGGTCGTCAGGGTCGTCTCCACGGAGCCAGAGAAGCGGCCATCAAACAGAGCGTAGAGCGAGAGCGGGCGCAGTTTGAGGGCGCTGGGTTGGGTGAGTCACTGCCGGAGACACAAAGCAGCTGTGCACATTGATAATTCCGGTCAGATTCCATCTttccttgttgtttttgtttgtttgtttttcagagatCCCAGACATCATCAACACCAAGCATCTGAAATCATTCAGGTCAGATTTTGAGGCACACTAATTAGACCTAACTGATCCATTCCAAGTCCAGTTTTGATTTGCCGGATCGTAATGAAACACACAGTCGTGTCCTAGACTCAACCCTTCTGACCCAAACCCTTACCATCACAAAAGAGGACATTGGTTAACGATTAACGATAACACTGGTTTGAGACCAATTGCGAGTGACGTATTGGTAAGGATATAATAAGCAAGTTCACCTTCTCAAAGACCAGTAAACTTTAAttaagaacacttaacactgaaactggatattttaaatgttcaaaataaaacaaccaaaaacaataaaatgggAAACAAACACttagttcagtgaatattctatattCTGAATATTCTAccagatgtattatctatttaTATTGATAATGTGTaatattgaaatatatattagtttattgtccagccctaagTGTATGTATATATTCAAGCCTTAATGTGTAATTTTGCCTAGTCCACACATAATCTGATCAAATTCACAACCCTTGTTCCTAGAAAcggcaataataataaaaaaaggtacaaaacatgttgaaaatacGATAAGATTTTCATTAAGACTCTTTATAACATGTCTCTCAGgtatagggaaaaaaaactaaatatatattttttttattttcttcagagaTTGGACTGGAGATCTGAAGAAACttccaaacataaaaatgcGAAACGTTTCAAGCAAAGTTTTGGACACAAAGGCTGAGACGGAGGAaaaagaggaggtggagcatgataatgatgatgaagatgatgatagaagagatgaagatgatgaagaagaggcgctggATGACAACATGGAGATGCCAGAGTCTCACTAACACCTCAGTCTGACTGGATCACGCTGCTCTGCCACGACTGTCCACAAGATGGTGCTAGACCTTCAGATTCAGCCACACCAAACCTTTTCCGTTGGGTTTAATAACAGCAGCAGATTTTTGGATGTTCTACATTCATCGTTTAttgcacagacaaaaaaaaaaaaaaaggttttgcatgTAACGGCGTCTTCAATCAGAGCTATGAACAGACTGTGGATTGAAGACATAAACACGCTCTGACCCCTGAACTGTGACCTGTGACACTGGAAATCACATCTGTagaaaattttagaaaattaaacatttatccCTTTTCAAGGTTTAGACAAACACGGCTGCAAtctaacaaaaaaacaccaacagatGGCAACTGTAAAACCTCTAATCATTGACATTGAAATCACTGACTGCAGAGTAAGAACCACAAACGACAACAAAACTGCcctaatacatttaaaaaggtCACATATTTAGATTCAGACTGGAATTAAGACTAAATGCTTTAATAATTACAAGTCTTTGGTGTCTGAAGACCTGAGTGTTTGAAGGTGTCAGTGTGCTTCCAGTCATGGACAAAGTCTCATATGAACCGCTCTGTGGAGcatctgggttttatttagtaGTGTCAGATAAAAGGGAGGCtacattaaaatacatccagaactttattttatgtttgtgtatcaaataaaatcctgttgAAATGAAAGAACTTTGTGGCTGTAATGACAGAATGTTAAATATCTGTAAAAGTCCTGTTCTTCTACAACTCCAGAGTccttcacacactgatggtggggAGCTAGCTTGTAGCCACATCTGCCCCGGGGCAGTTTGACAGGAGGGATTTTCAGGGGCACGAATACTTCTGCAATGTAGACAAAACCAGTTAGTGGGTCTGATCAGTGTGTAAATGTGACGGTTAGAGGTGGCGGCTGAGAGGATTTGAACTAATGTACGTTTCTACATCATCATCTGCTGGATATTTCgacgatatggctgaaaaacataagtgtttcatatcagtctatTGATAATtactgattagttttttgttttagatatttaaaatcctGCCAAACGTCTGGTGTGActgttcctgttttatccacagttttttctccatgctgatttttattttttaagaagttATGAGACACTGTGGCAAAACCTGACACtcctgctgcgcaagttactgaacaggttgttgctaggtaaccaatgAGTG carries:
- the tma16 gene encoding translation machinery-associated protein 16, with translation MTRFVLNQVIRNSRKKSQQANFLPGRISVKDHFRFLFTCQHKLHARTPESEMPKAQKSKAADKVVHPFSRKAAYLNREDVRLKRKERMKSEKATRLSNIGEKLLWFQSQLDPNKTSYTKRDACEVVERYLHRFDSELEQIELVNGIKGRQGRLHGAREAAIKQSVERERAQFEGAGLEIPDIINTKHLKSFRDWTGDLKKLPNIKMRNVSSKVLDTKAETEEKEEVEHDNDDEDDDRRDEDDEEEALDDNMEMPESH